The following are encoded together in the Meriones unguiculatus strain TT.TT164.6M chromosome 16, Bangor_MerUng_6.1, whole genome shotgun sequence genome:
- the Ggt5 gene encoding glutathione hydrolase 5 proenzyme isoform X4 yields MHQQGRWRSSMLGRLCQPAMSRACWTSAKTPCHWAKLFQPTIALLRDGFRVPSVLSQFLNSFLRPFLYSSTLRQLFFNGTETLRSQDPFPWPALANTLETVATEGPEALYTGRLGRMLVEDIAKEGSQLTVQDLAAFQPEVVEPLELPLGNYTLYSPPPPAGGAVLSFILNVLKGFNFTAEMVARPEEKVTIYHHLVETLKFAVGQRWRLWDPHSHPGIQNNSQDLLGEALAHHIRQQIDGRGDHQPSHYNLSGVRANRMGTSHVSVLGEDGSAVAATSTINTPFGAMVYSPRTGILLNNELLDLCWRHEPGSTATPPPVPGERPPSSMVPSILINKAEGSKLVIGGAGGELITSAVAQTIMNKLWLGFDLTEAIAAPILHVNSKGRVEYEPKFNQEVQKGLQARGQNESKRLFFLNAVQAVLQEGPCVYAASDLRKAGRASGY; encoded by the exons ATGCATCAACAG GGAAGGTGGAGGTCATCAATGCTCGGGAGACTGTGCCAGCCAGCCATGTCCAGGGCCTGCTGGACCAGTGCAAAGACGCCCTGCCACTGGGCAAAG CTTTTCCAGCCCACCATCGCGCTGCTCCGAGATGGTTTCCGCGTGCCCTCTGTCTTAAGCCAGTTCCTCAACAGCTTCCTGAGGCCCTTCCTGTACTCATCAACACTGAG ACAGCTCTTCTTCAATGGGACAGAAACCCTGAGATCTCAGGATCCATTCCCGTGGCCTGCGCTGGCCAACACCCTGGAGACCGTGGCCACGGAGGGTCCGGAGGCCCTGTACACGGGGAGGCTAGGCCGCATGCTGGTGGAGGACATTGCCAAGGAAG GAAGCCAGCTGACGGTTCAGGACTTGGCTGCCTTCCAGCCGGAAGTGGTGGAGCCTCTGGAGCTGCCCCTGGGAAACTACACCCTGTACTCCCCACCGCCGCCTGCAGGGGGTGCTGTTCTCAGCTTCATTCTCAACGTGCTGAAAG GGTTCAACTTCACTGCAGAGATGGTGGCCCGGCCTGAAGAGAAAGTGACCATATACCATCACCTTGTCGAGACACTCAAGTTCGCAGTAGGGCAGAGGTGGAGGCTTTGGGACCCTCACAGCCACCCAGGGATACAA AACAACTCCCAGGACCTTCTCGGGGAGGCTCTAGCCCATCACATCCGTCAGCAGATTGATGGCCGCGGTGACCACCAGCCCAGCCACTACAACCTGTCCGGGGTCAGGGCCAACAGGATGGGCACCTCTCACGTGTCAGTGCTGGGAGAAGACGGCAGTGCTGTGGCAGCCACCAGCACCATCAACACTCC CTTTGGAGCGATGGTGTACTCACCACGGACAGGGATTCTCCTCAACAACGAGCTCCTGGACTTATGCTGGAGACATGAGCCCGGTTCCACGGCCACTCCTCCACCTG TTCCAGGTGAGCGACCGCCATCTTCCATGGTGCCTTCCATCTTGATCAACAAAGCGGAGGGATCAAAGCTGGTGATCGGTGGGGCTGGTGGAGAGCTCATTACCTCTGCTGTGGCCCAG ACCATCATGAACAAGCTGTGGCTTGGCTTTGACCTGACAGAAGCCATTGCAGCCCCCATCCTGCATGTCAACAGCAAGGGCCGTGTGGAGTATGAACCCAAGTTCAACCAG gAGGTGCAGAAGGGGCTGCAGGCCCGGGGCCAGAACGAGAGCAAGCGGTTGTTTTTCCTGAATGCGGTCCAGGCTGTGCTTCAGGAAGGGCCCTGTGTCTATGCAGCATCTGATCTGAGGAAGGCTGGAAGGGCATCGGGATACTAA
- the Ggt5 gene encoding glutathione hydrolase 5 proenzyme isoform X1, protein MAWGHRATVCLVLLGLGLGLATIVLAVGLSHHHASCGPEAFAHAAVAADSQICSDIGRAILQQQGSPVDATIAALICTGVANPQSMGLGGGVIFTIYNASTGKVEVINARETVPASHVQGLLDQCKDALPLGKGAQWIGVPGELRGYAEAHRRHGRLPWAQLFQPTIALLRDGFRVPSVLSQFLNSFLRPFLYSSTLRQLFFNGTETLRSQDPFPWPALANTLETVATEGPEALYTGRLGRMLVEDIAKEGSQLTVQDLAAFQPEVVEPLELPLGNYTLYSPPPPAGGAVLSFILNVLKGFNFTAEMVARPEEKVTIYHHLVETLKFAVGQRWRLWDPHSHPGIQNNSQDLLGEALAHHIRQQIDGRGDHQPSHYNLSGVRANRMGTSHVSVLGEDGSAVAATSTINTPFGAMVYSPRTGILLNNELLDLCWRHEPGSTATPPPVPGERPPSSMVPSILINKAEGSKLVIGGAGGELITSAVAQTIMNKLWLGFDLTEAIAAPILHVNSKGRVEYEPKFNQEVQKGLQARGQNESKRLFFLNAVQAVLQEGPCVYAASDLRKAGRASGY, encoded by the exons AGCCATTCTCCAGCAACAGGGCTCACCCGTGGACGCCACCATCGCTGCCCTGATCTGTACTGGCGTTGCCAACCCCCAGAGCATGGGCCTGGGTGGAGGGGTCATCTTCACCATCTACAATGCATCAACAG GGAAGGTGGAGGTCATCAATGCTCGGGAGACTGTGCCAGCCAGCCATGTCCAGGGCCTGCTGGACCAGTGCAAAGACGCCCTGCCACTGGGCAAAG GGGCCCAGTGGATTGGAGTTCCTGGGGAGCTCCGTGGCTATGCCGAGGCCCACCGCCGACATGGCCGCCTGCCCTGGGCTCAGCTTTTCCAGCCCACCATCGCGCTGCTCCGAGATGGTTTCCGCGTGCCCTCTGTCTTAAGCCAGTTCCTCAACAGCTTCCTGAGGCCCTTCCTGTACTCATCAACACTGAG ACAGCTCTTCTTCAATGGGACAGAAACCCTGAGATCTCAGGATCCATTCCCGTGGCCTGCGCTGGCCAACACCCTGGAGACCGTGGCCACGGAGGGTCCGGAGGCCCTGTACACGGGGAGGCTAGGCCGCATGCTGGTGGAGGACATTGCCAAGGAAG GAAGCCAGCTGACGGTTCAGGACTTGGCTGCCTTCCAGCCGGAAGTGGTGGAGCCTCTGGAGCTGCCCCTGGGAAACTACACCCTGTACTCCCCACCGCCGCCTGCAGGGGGTGCTGTTCTCAGCTTCATTCTCAACGTGCTGAAAG GGTTCAACTTCACTGCAGAGATGGTGGCCCGGCCTGAAGAGAAAGTGACCATATACCATCACCTTGTCGAGACACTCAAGTTCGCAGTAGGGCAGAGGTGGAGGCTTTGGGACCCTCACAGCCACCCAGGGATACAA AACAACTCCCAGGACCTTCTCGGGGAGGCTCTAGCCCATCACATCCGTCAGCAGATTGATGGCCGCGGTGACCACCAGCCCAGCCACTACAACCTGTCCGGGGTCAGGGCCAACAGGATGGGCACCTCTCACGTGTCAGTGCTGGGAGAAGACGGCAGTGCTGTGGCAGCCACCAGCACCATCAACACTCC CTTTGGAGCGATGGTGTACTCACCACGGACAGGGATTCTCCTCAACAACGAGCTCCTGGACTTATGCTGGAGACATGAGCCCGGTTCCACGGCCACTCCTCCACCTG TTCCAGGTGAGCGACCGCCATCTTCCATGGTGCCTTCCATCTTGATCAACAAAGCGGAGGGATCAAAGCTGGTGATCGGTGGGGCTGGTGGAGAGCTCATTACCTCTGCTGTGGCCCAG ACCATCATGAACAAGCTGTGGCTTGGCTTTGACCTGACAGAAGCCATTGCAGCCCCCATCCTGCATGTCAACAGCAAGGGCCGTGTGGAGTATGAACCCAAGTTCAACCAG gAGGTGCAGAAGGGGCTGCAGGCCCGGGGCCAGAACGAGAGCAAGCGGTTGTTTTTCCTGAATGCGGTCCAGGCTGTGCTTCAGGAAGGGCCCTGTGTCTATGCAGCATCTGATCTGAGGAAGGCTGGAAGGGCATCGGGATACTAA